One stretch of Cololabis saira isolate AMF1-May2022 chromosome 15, fColSai1.1, whole genome shotgun sequence DNA includes these proteins:
- the LOC133460479 gene encoding LOW QUALITY PROTEIN: growth factor receptor-bound protein 10-like (The sequence of the model RefSeq protein was modified relative to this genomic sequence to represent the inferred CDS: deleted 1 base in 1 codon) — protein MALAGCPDYFLRHSNYQERMERTSSRRPEELIVSDFQRSSSQALPHHHAASTDDDVDLEQLVNDMNSSMESVHSTQADTALLLNNAPPRPPGLHGPQPRAPPAHPAAAPLLPLQEKLKHSQPMHIQAVRCLRADQQLRPASLPAIPNPFPELCSPAGSPILSPMQNSDSHIVKVWSEDGAGKVVEIPADMTARDVCQLLVYKSHCLDDNAWTLVEHHPILGLERCLEDHELVVQVQASMSSDSKFLFRKNYAKYEFFRNPLNFFPEQMVAWCQESDGSIPQSQLLQNFLNSSSCPEVQGYLYMKEPGRKSWKKLYMFLRRSGLYFSTKGTSKEPRHLQLLSDLEDSNIFTIIMGRKLHNAPADYPFCIKPSKARSDCKELKMLCAEDEQSRTCWMTAFRLLKYGILLYQNYNVPQQRKSSISPFSAPVRSISENSLVAMDFSGRTGRVIDNPLEAQSAALEEGQTWRKRSQRMNVLGSPSPLHPSSLSTVIHRTQIWFHGRIMREEAHKMIIQQGQVDGLFLLRDSQSNPKAFVLTLCHHQKIKHFQILPCEEDGQVFFSLDDGATKFTDLIHLVEFYQLNRGVLPCKLKHPCTAVAL, from the exons TCATCCAGTCAAGCCTTGCCGCATCACCATG CTGCCTCCACAGACGACGACGTGGACCTGGAGCAGCTGGTGAACGACATGAACTCGTCCATGGAGAGCGTTCACTCCACGCAGGCGGACACGGCTCTGCTCCTGAACAACG cACCACCACGTCCACCCGGGTTACATGGGCCACAGCCACGTGCACCGCCGGCACACCCCGCCGCTGCCCCCCTGCTCCCCCTCCAG GAGAAGCTGAAGCACTCTCAGCCCATGCACATCCAGGCTGTCAG GTGCTTGAGGGCAGACCAGCAGCTGCGTCCGGCCTCCCTGCCAGCTATCCCCAATCCTTTCCCAGAGCTCTGCAGCCCGGCAGGATCCCCTATTCTCAGCCCCATGCAGAACTCCGACAGCCAT aTAGTGAAGGTGTGGAGCGAGGATGGAGCCGGAAAAGTGGTGGAGATTCCAGCAGACATGACGGCGAGAGACGTGTGTCAGCTGCTGGTCTACAAGAGCCACTGTCTTGACGACAACGCCTGGACGCTGGTGGAGCACCACCCCATCCTCGGCCTTG aGAGATGTCTGGAGGACCACGAGCTGGTGGTTCAGGTGCAAGCCTCCATGAGCAGCGACAGTAAATTCCTCTTCAGGAAGAACTATGCCAAATATGAATTCTTCAGGAACCCCCTG AACTTTTTTCCAGAGCAGATGGTGGCTTGGTGTCAGGAGTCCGATGGCTCGATCCCTCAGTCACAGCTCTTGCAG AACTTTCTGAACTCGAGCAGTTGTCCAGAGGTCCAGGGCTACCTGTACATGAAGGAGCCTGGACGCAAGTCCTGGAAGAAGTTGTACATGTTCCTGCGACGCTCCGGCCTCTATTTCTCCACTAAAGGAACATCCAAG GAACCCAGACACCTGCAGCTGCTGTCGGATCTGGAGGACAGCAACATCTTCACCATCATCATGGGCAGGAAACTTCACAACGCCCCGGCGGACTACCCGTTCTGCATCAAG CCCAGCAAAGCGAGGAGCGACTGCAAGGAGCTGAAGATGCTGTGTGCCGAGGACGAGCAGAGCAGGACCTGCTGGATGACGGCCTTCAGACTGCTCAAA TACGGCATCCTGCTGTATCAGAACTACAACGTGCCCCAGCAGAGGAAGTCCAGCATCTCGCCTTTCTCTGCACCTGTG cGGAGTATATCCGAGAACTCTCTCGTTGCCATGGACTTCTCTGGCCGGACCGGCCGCGTCATCGACAACCCCCTGGAGGCCCAGAGCGCCGCCCTGGAGGAGGGCCAGACCTGGAGG AAAAGAAGCCAGCGTATGAATGTCTTGGGCAGTCCCAGCCCCCTGCATCCATCCTCTCTGAGCACAG tgATCCACCGGACACAGATATGGTTCCACGGTCGCATCATGAGGGAGGAAGCTCACAAAATGATCATTCAACAAGGCCAGGTTGACGG GTTGTTCCTGTTGCGGGACAGTCAGAGTAACCCCAAGGCGTTCGTGCTCACCTTGTGCCACCACCAGAAGATCAAGCACTTCCAGATCCTGCCG TGCGAGGAAGACGGTCAGGTGTTCTTCAGCCTGGACGACGGAGCCACCAAGTTCACGGACCTGATCCACCTGGTGGAGTTCTACCAGCTCAACAGAGGAGTGCTGCCCTGCAAGCTCAAACACCCCTGCACCGCCGTGGCCTTGTGA